TACATACGGGGATTTATTCCCTTCAGACAGGTAAAATCCAAGCATTTGAATCGATGCCTGGTGATTTAAATCATTGTTCAAGATGGACACATAGATAGACTGTGCGTCCGTTCCCGTGCATAAAATCGGGCCCGTCGTACGAACGGCCCCGGGGGTTGGGAGTGGGTTGGCCGTTAAAAATGGCACATATTCCACCACACCATCTGGGTCGATCACGGCATCACCGTCCCCAACAGGCGCCGGCCCACTTGAACTTCCCCACCAGTTGTTTGTCGCGTCCAAACGCAAATTGGGCGCGGTCGCGTCATAGGCGCCAGTGTCTAGGTCCAAACCCGCCACCGCATTCCCCTGGATGGCGTTGTCATGTGCCACGATATTGGCGTTCGGTACGCCGCTGCTAAAGGCCGTCGTCACCCGAATGCCCGACGATACTCCGCCTTCAAGGACATTCCCAACGATCTCTGTGTCGTTTGTCGCTCCGCCGAAAAATATCGAAGATCCCTGCGTCTCTTGCATGATATTCCCACTGACCAACACGTTTGTCGTGCTCGTCAAGGCAATGGAGTTGTCGCGAAAAAACCGATTGTGAGCGATGGTCAGATTGTTGTTGGGGGTGCCCGGGGCTCCACCAATATTGATGGAAGCTTGGCTGTGGCCGCCAGCAAAATAGTTCCCCTCTATGAAGGCATTTGTCATCCCAAGAGATGCATAAATGGCATTTCCGAATCCACTGTTGTCAACCAACAGATTATTCCGAATTTGTACCATCTTCTCCCCGTTCGAGTGGACATACATGCCCGTTACGTTGTTTCTCACAATGTTGTTTAGAATGGAGTAACCAGATACCGTCGTTGGCGCAAAAATACCCGCCCATTGCGTATTCATCTCGACTGTGAAGCCATCAAAGACCACGTTGTCCGATTGAATTTGAACGGATCCCGTCGTATCACTGGATACGATAATGCTCTCCATCGCGTATTCACCACGACTCGTAGCATCAACCCCTGCTTGAGCACCCAATAGTTGAACAATCTTCGTGATGATGACGGTCTCGTGATAAACGCCTGGAGCAACTCGGATGGTATCGTACGTGTTCGCTGCTGCGATGGCCGCGGTTATCGTTGGCTGATCGGCAGGTACGTTGATTACGTTTGCCATTTACCACACTACCTTCTATAAAATATTGAATATTTAAATATATTCAAAGAAAGGAAGTGGCGTATGGGCATACATGCTAAACGCGAGAGGTGGATTTATGTCCAAAGCGACCTATTAAACACGTTCGTTATCCGTGTTCCGAAGCGTAATTCCATTCAGAACAATATCCCAAGTCGTGACGTCTTCAGAGTTGACACCCGTATAAACCAAACAGACACCAGGTATCCCCCACTCCCCTTCTATCGGAGCCTCCAGTTCGACCCTCGGGTTTATAATCAATATATTGATATCCCCTTGCACAAACTCACTCAGGACACTTTTCAGTTCCATTACCTCGTCCCGATCTGCGGACCATCGGACAAATAATACAGATTTGGAAGCGGCCAATTGTTCGAGAAATCGGTTCACTCGATAATTCAGTTTTTCCTTATACTGCGGGTAGTGCTCAACCCAGTGTTTGGTCACTGGGAAATCATGAACTGAAATTATGTTATATCGGTTGTCCTTTATAAAATAGGTTTTAACAGGTTTTATTACTCCATTTTCAACCAAATGGGCGACTCCGTCGATCCGTTCCATGTTGCTCAATTCCATATAACCCTCGAATTTACCCCTTAATATCCGATTGATGTCAGAGAGAGACTGCGATACAACCCAATCAAACGGCATGGAGAATTTCCTCAAATTATGCCTCCTTAAATGTGTTGCCGGTGCACAAGCGCTACCAAGACTAACGATCAATTCATATGGCCTCTTTATCTCACGTAACTGCACAATGTATCCCCCTTTTCGACCTATGATATTTCGCAATATCATTCCAAAATCGGGGCATATGGCTAAATTCACCGAAAACAGTCGCTTGTCCGTATAAGTTCTCCGCAAACCAGCAGGCAATCAGAGTCCTATTTAGCTCAAGCTGACGCAAAGAAGGACGGCCACAAAGCCGTCCATCGCGGATTTCAAATGTCGTATGATTCATCGATCATTTCAGATTAGGACTCCACGGTGCGTAACCAGATTCTCCCGTAAGACCTGGCTGTCTCGTCAAGCCAACCTGCGCTGCATACTTATTGACGATTGCAATGACATCTAAGTGATGAAGTTGCCCTAACGATGCAGATGCTTCATTGCGAAGCTTCGGCTTTACCGGATACAACGTAATGGGTTGCACGGTCCCTTGTCGTACCGGAACCTCAAACGCCACGTTTTCGTTGTGTCCGTTGGCCACACAAATGGCAGTGACCACTCCTAAATCCTCGAAACGCGGATCTGCCTTTACGGTTAGAGGAACAGACCAAACGCCGTTGGCGTCCGTCAGCCCGGATTGAATGACTCTCCCTCCGCTGTCCACCACGATAACCCGTGCGCCATTTAGCCCTCGATAATCTACAGCAGATACGACGCGAAACGTAACCGTTGCACTTACTGTTTGTGTTTGCGCGTACGCTTGCGGCACATGCCAAACCGGGGCTACACTCAAAGAGATGAGGAGGGCACAAAGGATCACTTGAATTCTTTTCAATCATACTCTCTCCTTTCGTCGATAGTATGATGAACCATGTGCCGCCCCGTCATACAGCCCTATTTACATCCTCGTTAAATGAAGCCTCACGACTGAGATTTTAACCTTTTAAACAGCATCCCAATCAAACGAGTCACGTTGTATAGTTGACTGATGATGACACGCCGCCCTAGGGGCTCCATCGCGACTTCGTTGAACGCGACAAATCGATGGCTTTCTTCATCCCACAGTCGGTAGCGAAGCGCGTGGAGACTGGAGGCCAAGGTAACAGCTGGAACATTACAGAACAACTCCGTACTTTCATGCATCTGCTGAAGATAGTAATTTGGAACTTTAGGGCCCAAATGATGAACGTGGTGATACCCGATGTTTCCAGTTAACCACTGTAATATCTTCGGCAATTGATAAAATGAGCTACCCTGCAGTGCAGCACGAACATAATCCCATTTATCCGACTTTTCAAAGTATGAGTGTTCAAACTGGTGCTGCACGTAAAACAACCAGATTCCGACTATACCTGCCAAGTAAAGAATCGGTCCCTCTACAAGAAGTACAGATTTCCATCCGAGGATAAAACTGAGGCCCGTTAGAATGGCGATCAGTGTGAAGTTCGTCACGTGTGTGTTTACACGTTCCTTTTTTCCGGCTCCTTTTCGGTTAAATCGATATTGATTGAGAAATAGATGGACTGGCCCAACACCAAACATCATGACAGGATTTCGATACACCCGATAAACCGTTCTCTTTACGAAGGATAATTGTTTATACTCATTGACCGTCAACGTCCACATATCCCCGGTCCCGCGTCGTCCCAAGTTACCGCTGGTGGCATGGTGAACGGCGTGTTCATACTTCCACTGATGATATGGGAAGCAAGTCAGAATCCCTGTTATAATCCCGACTATCTCATTGGCTCTTCGGCTTTTGAAGAACGAATGGTGACAACAATCATGAAATATAATGAAAATCCGAACGAAAAATCCCGATGCCAACATTGCGAGGGGCAAGGTAATCCAAATCGAAACAGACAAACATAGATAAGCTGCCCACCATAGTCCGAGAAAGGGCACAATCGTGTTTATCAGTTGCCAAACACTTTTCCTAGTGTCCGACTTCTGAAAAAGGACAACATTTTTCTTCCAATTTCCATGTTCTTCTTGAATATCTATAGTCATCTTCCTCTCTAAATTCGAACAAAGGGAAATAATCGTTATACTGAAAGTAAAATACGGAATAGACGTATGGGGGGATATACTCGCTGATAAAGGACGTAATCAGTGGAACATATGAGGTAACATCATTCGTTTGGAACACGATTATTCGACCCGAATATTTTTTACCTGTTGACTCATCTTGCCCTTACACATGGGGCAAAGCGGTTCATCACCGTGAACAAATTCATTCCTCGACCAACAGTCACAATCTGAGCACTGCCATATAACAATGTCGTCATAAACGTATTCAGAAGCTGGCTTTCTCCTATTGTTGAAATTCATCAACAACCCTCTTCCAGAATCGAAAAGCCCATGTAGAATCATCTACATGGGCTTAACTATATTTGATTAACCGATAACAACCACATTGGCGGCTTGCAAGCCTTTTGGACCGTCAGTAACGTCGAATTCAACGCGTTGTCCTTCGTCTAACGTACGAAAACCATTGCTTTGAATGGCGCTGAAGTGAACGAATACATCGTCTCCACCCGCAACTTCGATAAAACCGAACCCTTTTTCACCGTTAAACCACTTCACTGTTCCTTGCTTCAAAACAATCCCTCCATCATGCTACCTGATTTACCAAAAAAGCCGTTTCCTCTGACCAAGGGCCAAAAGAAACGGCTCATGTATCAAAATCACGTATTCGGTATAAATCAAATCTTACCTCATTTTTCAATCCGCGTCAATACGTTACAGAACTCGTCGTCAATCATGATCAGGGGCTTTTACCGTGTCCTCCGACACCAGTTTGAATATCGTGTACGTACACGAATGCGTCGCATAGGCGTGAAGCTCTCGTACGAGTGCAGCGTTTCATTTGGGGGCAAAAGGATGAACGATTTATTCATCAAAAGCGTCATTGTTGCACTGATTACCTTCCTACTACTTGAAGCTTTTCTACCGAGACAGTATCAGTACACCTCCTTCCTCTTTTTGGTCTTGGAATCCACTGCGTTATTCGTTTTGGGTCTCGCGCAAAGTCAGTGGAAAATCAATTTCACTGCAAGTGCTCGACTTTTCATCACGTACATAGCCCTCAGCGCACTCATCACGGAATAGTCAATCCCCCATCCCCGTGTGACCCACGCCCCTGCTCTCTTATACACATGGTGAATGTGCTATGTTCTTCAGTCATCGGAATTCGCCAGCAATCTCCTGACGGCCTCGACCACAGTTGCGCGACGACGATCCCGGTCAGATTTTGCAGCCACCAGTTCCGCGATTTCGGGAGGTTGCGATGTCCACAAAGAAGCGATGCTTTGGACGAGTAGCATCAACTGTTCAGCGTCGAAGTGAGAAGGTAGCTTGCCTGCTTCCTGGGCGGATCGAATTGCATCAATTTTATGCCTTGCTGCGTCGCTGCCCCCAGGTATCTGCTGACCAGCCCCTCCCCGCTCAAGTCGATGCCACATCACCACGCGAGCGACATCGGGATGTTGCTCGGCTGCGTCGAAAAGTCTCCCTGCGTACTCTGGCAAGTCCTCCGGCGTAATGGGAATGTTGGTCACAGTTTGATCGACGATATCATTCAGCACAGCGTCAAACAGCCCGTCCTTGCTGCCAAAATAGGTATAAACTAACCCTGCACTGCATCCGGCGCGCTCGGCTATCCGGTCAATCCGGCTTCCGGCTAGCCCATATGCAGAAAATTCCTTCAGGGCTGCCTCTAATAATTGTCGTTTCTTTGATTCTGGATCTCTCTTTACCATGCGCCCATTATATTTGAATGAACGTTCAATTGACAAGTGAATGGTCCGCCTGTAAGGTTATTGAATGAACGTTTATTCAATAACTTGGAGGGGTAGACCAATGTCGAAGAAAGTATGGTTCATTACGGGAGCTTCACGCGGATTTGGACTTGCCATTGCGGAAGCGGCACTCCATCGCGGCGATTTTGTGGTTGCCACGGCGCGAAATCCACGGGCGCTCGATAAGCTCGTATCGACAAGCGAGGGCCGGGCGTGTGCCGTTCCATTGGACGTCACCGACAAAGCGGCAGCACAACAGGCCATCGCTCGTGGCGTGGAGGAATTTTGGCGAATTGACGTTGTCGTCAACAATGCCGGATACGCCGACCTTGGCTCCATTGAGGAAACCCCGTCAGACCAGTTTCGCGCTCAAATTGAGACGAATCTATTTGGCGTCATCCATGTAAGTCGCGCAGCAATACCCGTCTTTCGAAAGCAACAGTACGGGCGGTTTATCCAGTTCTCCACAATCGGTGGGCGCCGACCCGCGGGACCAGGGCTCGCTGCTTATACCGCCGCTAAACACGGCGTCGAAGGTTTTTCTGGTGTACTTGCCGCCGAAATGAAGCCCTTCGGCGTGAAAGTGACTTTAATTGAACCAGGTGGGTTTCGTACGGACTGGGCGGGATCGTCCATGAAAATCATCGAGCCGGGGGAGCCATATCGAGAGACGGTTGGAATATTATTGTCAATTTTTAACGATGCCGCAAAAGCCGGTAGGCACCCAATTGGTGACCCGAAAAAGGCGGCAAACATCATCCTTCAAGTTGCCGACATGGAAGAACCACCAATGTGGCTCCCGTTAGGAAGCGATGCCGTAACGATGATCAGACAGGCAGATGAATGGAAACTCGCCGAACTGAATAAGTGGGAAGCGCTGTCCCTCTCAACCGACGCGGATGATGATGCAATCCATCCAGACCTCAGTAAACTCTGAGTCAGGCATCCAGTTCGCTCATGTTGTTTCTATAGTCGTACCGCCGTGCTTAAACCATTTCCGTCGATTGCACTTTCACTCTTCTCATGAATGTTAAAAATGTATAGCTAGCGATAGAAAGTAAGCTCGCCGACAAAAGGATGAGACTTAATGGCACTGCCGAGTACTCGCCTGCAATCCCCACTAACGGAGAGCTGACACAACCTAATAAAAACGGGATCACGCCGAGCAACGCAGAAGCACTTCCCGCAATATGGCCTTGGGATTCCATCGCCAATGTGAACGAAACGGGACCGATGGTTCCCATTGCCGCGACGTAGCAAACGAGTGGAATGACGAGTGCAAAAAGTGGTCCATGTGTCAAAACGACAACGAGCACAGTGATGGTTGCGACAAACGACAGTCCGAGCCCAAAGTGAAGAATTCGGTGCTCAGGGATTCGTCCCGCTAATTTACGGACGATTTGCGAAGCTGTGATTAACACAATTCCATTCAATGCGAAGAGCATAGCAAACACTTGCGGAGAAACGCCGTAAATTTTTTGGTAGACAAACGGGGTGCCGGCGACATAAGCAAATACACCGCCAAGCATAAACCCCTGTGCTAACACGTACCCCATATACACCCGATTTCCTAAGAGCGTCTTAAAGTTTCCAAACATGTCGCCAACATTGCTGCGAATGCGCTTCTCGACGGGCAAGCTCTCCTTCAGTCTCCAGATGGTCGTGATGGAAAGGATGAAGCCGAGCATACCCAACAAGTAGAACACGCCTTGCCATTTGGTAAACGAGATGACCGCACTTCCTGCAAGCGGAGCAAGCAAGGGCGCGACGCTGCTCATCACACTGATGAGCGAAAAAAACTTCGTGAGTTCCGTACCACTGTGCGTGTCACGAGCAATCGCACTGGAAATGGTTCCCGCCGACACCGCGAAGCCTTGTATAAAACGCAAGGCGATAAAAATCCCAATGTTTGGTGCAATCGCACAACCGAGCGAAGATAAACAGTAAATAATCATAGCAATAATCAGTGGTTTTCGTCTGCCATGGACATCGCTTAACGCACCCATCGTTATTTGTCCGAGTGCTAATCCTAATAGACAAGCTGTCAAACTGATCTGAATCGTCGACGCTGTGGTCCCGAAAAACTTCACCATTTGTGGAAAGGACGGAAGATACATGTCAAAGGTAAACGGCCCTAAACCAGAAAACGTGGCCAACATAAACGCAAATCTAAGGTTATGTTTGTTTGATTTCATCTCGGACTCCTATTGTATAAATGATTTAAATAAGCCAACAGCCCATTCACTATAAACCATCCATTCATCCTGTTCCATCATATCATTGGGCCATGTTCTTCATGCGTCGAGTAGCCACAATAAAATGACATCACGATTCCACAGGTAAAATAACCCGGACGGTTGTTCCATGTCCCTTTTTACTGGATATCTCCATGTCACCGTGATGGGCAGTAATGATTTTGCGACTGACCATTAATCCAAGCCCTGTTCCCTTTTCCTTCGTTGTGTAAAAAGGTTCTCCGACCTTTGGAATGCGGTCTTCGGGAATGCCTTCCCCCTGATCAATAAACTCAATGCACAGCTGATTGCCTTGTGTTTTCACGTGAACACGCAGTATCCCACCCGAATGCATCGCCTCAATCGCATTTTTAATGATATTGATAAACACTTGTTTCAACTGATTTTCGTCGCACAATACCATAGCGACTTCGTTATCATCGAACGCTGTTTGAATGTCAACGCTTCTCATGTTAGCCAGTGCTGACAAGAGCGTGATCACTTCATGCAAAATTAATTTAATGTGGCTCTTTCGGAAGTGAGTGGACTGGGGTTTAGCCAACACTAACATTTCACTCAGAATCATTTTGATCCGGTCGAGTTCAGCATTCATGATTTCGAAATACCGCTTTTCTTTTCCTTTGGACATGGCATGCAACATCTGCGTAAAACCTTTTAGGGAAGTGAGCGGGTTTCTGATTTCATGTGCGACGCCCGCAGCGAGTTGACCGACTGCATTCAGTTTCTCCGACCTCAACAACAGTTCATCGGTTTTCTTTCTCTCCGTAATATCTCGAAGGGAAATTTTAATCGCATTGTCACCTATGTATGTCCCAAGCAATTCCGCATGGAACACTTCACCATTTTTCTTACGCCATTGAAACTCAACAGGATCTATTGGCTGTTCGGACAGAATCGCAGCAAGACGTATTTTGCTTTCCTCATGATGGCTCGGAGCTAGGAAATCTAAGTAATCCTGTCCGATTATCTCGTCCATATCACTTACACCAAACATTTCTAATCCAACACCATTGATGAAGATAAATTTTCTGTCTTGAATGATAGCTATCGCCTCTAGAGAATTCTCCACCAATCGTCGATAACGTTCCTCCCTCATCTGTATCTCCATTTCAAGTAGTTTTCTCTCCGTAATGTCCTGCGCGGTACCAATCATGCGAACTGGACTTCCCGTTTGATCAAACAATACTTCTCCTAGTATATTGATGTCACGTACTCCAAAGAGTTTTGAGATAAAATTCTCGTAGTGGTCGGGGTACTACGAACCTCTCCTTGGGACCATTGGTTCTCGACTTAAAGAGTGTAGTCCCCGCCTTGCGAGCGTTACGAATGAGCTGGATGTTGAAGGGTTTATACCCTATCTCCGAATCTCAAACTAGGTTGTAGATCGCAAGGTTGTGCGGATCCGACCCATTTGGAGGTACGTGCAATGTATTTTGTTGGTATTGATATTGCTAAGCGTAATCATGAAGCCTGCATGATCGATTCAACTGGGCAGAGCCAAGGCAAGACTTTGCGCTTCCCAAATACTC
Above is a genomic segment from Alicyclobacillus acidoterrestris containing:
- a CDS encoding ATP-binding protein, which codes for MFDQTGSPVRMIGTAQDITERKLLEMEIQMREERYRRLVENSLEAIAIIQDRKFIFINGVGLEMFGVSDMDEIIGQDYLDFLAPSHHEESKIRLAAILSEQPIDPVEFQWRKKNGEVFHAELLGTYIGDNAIKISLRDITERKKTDELLLRSEKLNAVGQLAAGVAHEIRNPLTSLKGFTQMLHAMSKGKEKRYFEIMNAELDRIKMILSEMLVLAKPQSTHFRKSHIKLILHEVITLLSALANMRSVDIQTAFDDNEVAMVLCDENQLKQVFINIIKNAIEAMHSGGILRVHVKTQGNQLCIEFIDQGEGIPEDRIPKVGEPFYTTKEKGTGLGLMVSRKIITAHHGDMEISSKKGHGTTVRVILPVES
- a CDS encoding TetR family transcriptional regulator — protein: MSIERSFKYNGRMVKRDPESKKRQLLEAALKEFSAYGLAGSRIDRIAERAGCSAGLVYTYFGSKDGLFDAVLNDIVDQTVTNIPITPEDLPEYAGRLFDAAEQHPDVARVVMWHRLERGGAGQQIPGGSDAARHKIDAIRSAQEAGKLPSHFDAEQLMLLVQSIASLWTSQPPEIAELVAAKSDRDRRRATVVEAVRRLLANSDD
- a CDS encoding fatty acid desaturase, whose product is MTIDIQEEHGNWKKNVVLFQKSDTRKSVWQLINTIVPFLGLWWAAYLCLSVSIWITLPLAMLASGFFVRIFIIFHDCCHHSFFKSRRANEIVGIITGILTCFPYHQWKYEHAVHHATSGNLGRRGTGDMWTLTVNEYKQLSFVKRTVYRVYRNPVMMFGVGPVHLFLNQYRFNRKGAGKKERVNTHVTNFTLIAILTGLSFILGWKSVLLVEGPILYLAGIVGIWLFYVQHQFEHSYFEKSDKWDYVRAALQGSSFYQLPKILQWLTGNIGYHHVHHLGPKVPNYYLQQMHESTELFCNVPAVTLASSLHALRYRLWDEESHRFVAFNEVAMEPLGRRVIISQLYNVTRLIGMLFKRLKSQS
- a CDS encoding SDR family NAD(P)-dependent oxidoreductase; amino-acid sequence: MSKKVWFITGASRGFGLAIAEAALHRGDFVVATARNPRALDKLVSTSEGRACAVPLDVTDKAAAQQAIARGVEEFWRIDVVVNNAGYADLGSIEETPSDQFRAQIETNLFGVIHVSRAAIPVFRKQQYGRFIQFSTIGGRRPAGPGLAAYTAAKHGVEGFSGVLAAEMKPFGVKVTLIEPGGFRTDWAGSSMKIIEPGEPYRETVGILLSIFNDAAKAGRHPIGDPKKAANIILQVADMEEPPMWLPLGSDAVTMIRQADEWKLAELNKWEALSLSTDADDDAIHPDLSKL
- a CDS encoding DUF1796 family putative cysteine peptidase, whose translation is MQLREIKRPYELIVSLGSACAPATHLRRHNLRKFSMPFDWVVSQSLSDINRILRGKFEGYMELSNMERIDGVAHLVENGVIKPVKTYFIKDNRYNIISVHDFPVTKHWVEHYPQYKEKLNYRVNRFLEQLAASKSVLFVRWSADRDEVMELKSVLSEFVQGDINILIINPRVELEAPIEGEWGIPGVCLVYTGVNSEDVTTWDIVLNGITLRNTDNERV
- a CDS encoding right-handed parallel beta-helix repeat-containing protein; this encodes MANVINVPADQPTITAAIAAANTYDTIRVAPGVYHETVIITKIVQLLGAQAGVDATSRGEYAMESIIVSSDTTGSVQIQSDNVVFDGFTVEMNTQWAGIFAPTTVSGYSILNNIVRNNVTGMYVHSNGEKMVQIRNNLLVDNSGFGNAIYASLGMTNAFIEGNYFAGGHSQASINIGGAPGTPNNNLTIAHNRFFRDNSIALTSTTNVLVSGNIMQETQGSSIFFGGATNDTEIVGNVLEGGVSSGIRVTTAFSSGVPNANIVAHDNAIQGNAVAGLDLDTGAYDATAPNLRLDATNNWWGSSSGPAPVGDGDAVIDPDGVVEYVPFLTANPLPTPGAVRTTGPILCTGTDAQSIYVSILNNDLNHQASIQMLGFYLSEGNKSPYVHELFYLSPLTNTTRTYQVQFTSQYEFQFGITGTQDVNIAVWGLDASGNVISSIRLVAEEMASIQMLTPGVP
- a CDS encoding cold-inducible protein YdjO-related protein, which encodes MILHGLFDSGRGLLMNFNNRRKPASEYVYDDIVIWQCSDCDCWSRNEFVHGDEPLCPMCKGKMSQQVKNIRVE
- a CDS encoding multidrug effflux MFS transporter — protein: MKSNKHNLRFAFMLATFSGLGPFTFDMYLPSFPQMVKFFGTTASTIQISLTACLLGLALGQITMGALSDVHGRRKPLIIAMIIYCLSSLGCAIAPNIGIFIALRFIQGFAVSAGTISSAIARDTHSGTELTKFFSLISVMSSVAPLLAPLAGSAVISFTKWQGVFYLLGMLGFILSITTIWRLKESLPVEKRIRSNVGDMFGNFKTLLGNRVYMGYVLAQGFMLGGVFAYVAGTPFVYQKIYGVSPQVFAMLFALNGIVLITASQIVRKLAGRIPEHRILHFGLGLSFVATITVLVVVLTHGPLFALVIPLVCYVAAMGTIGPVSFTLAMESQGHIAGSASALLGVIPFLLGCVSSPLVGIAGEYSAVPLSLILLSASLLSIASYTFLTFMRRVKVQSTEMV
- a CDS encoding cold-shock protein; this encodes MKQGTVKWFNGEKGFGFIEVAGGDDVFVHFSAIQSNGFRTLDEGQRVEFDVTDGPKGLQAANVVVIG